The Planctomycetaceae bacterium DNA segment ATACACTGCCGGTCGCGGAAGAAACGCCGTTCCGCTCAGGACTCCGCTACTATACTCGCTGGCCACCCTGCTGGCACGCTCGAACGCGCCGATCGCACCGACATGCGTTTTCGCCGGCGTCCACCTGACTCATTGGCTCGTTCCAGGGCATGACTCGTTCCAGGCCTCCATCCCTGAAACGAGAGGACGTTCTTGAGCGAAGGATAGAGCGACGACTTTTGCAGCCCTGCAGTCTGGTCGGGAATAGCGGGCTGCGTCGTTTTCCGGCGGAATTCGCCGGTCGCGGCTGGCATATTGACACCGCGGAAGCTGACGGATACCGCTCGGCCCGGCGAAAGCACGGTTCATATTGCCTCGTTGACGGAGGAATGAGATCATTCGCCGCCTTTCTGAGGCTGCCGGTCGGGCGGAACGGAAATCGCCCCCCGGAGCCCAGGTTCTGCTGGTCTACGACATGGAAGTCGACATGCAGCGTCAACGAACGAAATCCCGTCTTTCGCGCGACATCGCCACCGCCCGCTTTGGTCTGTTTCGGAGAATCGGAAGTGTGCGGACGGCCGTTCCGCTGTGCAGTGCCGTGCTGGCGACGCTGGCCATTATTCTGGTGCAGGTCGCGGGGTGCAAAACAGCGCCGGTCACTCAGCGAAAGCAACTGCTGCTGATGTCCGAATCCGAAGAGAACAAGATGGGGCTGACGGCGTACGAGGATGTTCTGAAATCCGAACCGCTGTCGAAGAATGAGCAGCAGATTGCGATGGTCCGTCGAGTCGGTGGACGGATTGCCGCTGCCGCAAACCGTCCCGACTTCGACTGGGAATTCAATGTCATCGAATCGGATACTCAGAATGCCTTCTGCCTGCCCGGTGGAAAGGTAGCCGTCTACACCGGAATCCTGCCCGTTTGTGAAAGCGAAGCGGGCCTGGCCGTCGTGATGTCTCACGAGGTCGCTCACGCCATTGCGCGGCACGGCGGAGAACGGATGACTCATCAGACCGTTCAAAACGGCGTGAAGACCGGCGTCGGATATCTAATGCGAAACCAGGAAGAGAAGAAGCAGCAGATCGTACTGACTGCCTATGGAGCCGCTTCGGAATACGGTGCGATTCTGCCGTACAGTCGCAAGCACGAACTGGAGGCGGATCACATCGGAATCATGCTGATGGCCAAAGCCGGCTACGATCCGTCCGAAGCGCCAAGGTTCTGGGAACGATTCTCACAGACGAAGTCCGGTGCGTCGCCGATGGAATTCCTGTCGACGCATCCGTCGGATGAACGGCGCTCCATCGCCCTTCGGGAACTGCTTCCGCAGGCCA contains these protein-coding regions:
- a CDS encoding M48 family metallopeptidase → MQRQRTKSRLSRDIATARFGLFRRIGSVRTAVPLCSAVLATLAIILVQVAGCKTAPVTQRKQLLLMSESEENKMGLTAYEDVLKSEPLSKNEQQIAMVRRVGGRIAAAANRPDFDWEFNVIESDTQNAFCLPGGKVAVYTGILPVCESEAGLAVVMSHEVAHAIARHGGERMTHQTVQNGVKTGVGYLMRNQEEKKQQIVLTAYGAASEYGAILPYSRKHELEADHIGIMLMAKAGYDPSEAPRFWERFSQTKSGASPMEFLSTHPSDERRSIALRELLPQAMKHYETASSKFGMGESVP